A genomic region of Drosophila kikkawai strain 14028-0561.14 chromosome X, DkikHiC1v2, whole genome shotgun sequence contains the following coding sequences:
- the Rilpl gene encoding RILP-like protein homolog isoform X2 has translation MPGFHLNEMGEMVLDAIDDIGVVDVYDLASDIGKEYERIMDRYGTDAVSGLMPKIINTLELLEALATKNERENATIQELRDKVTQLESEKLEKAEFRRRFEKELELIEEQWRSETNELVDLVSSLQDENKRLVKQTQDLQSSSAQSSGLGASLTESIISMTNHELHSALSDTQVLQRLKEQIYKQRDELKQRERELQDKYSELEHLNIQAERLKGSERDTRRRHKLMQAQVKTLCEERADFLAQLQDQSREINQLRKRLGLAEKENEDLVASYDDGQNDPNRPRYTTRELKELISERDELLTTIDGLNEQLAELKPPPPPSSKAKRQRHFSSSDDSDDEDDGHVADNDDDDDEDDDEEEATEADEVEPPAAGETPPGHDAPVQGPLPYEPDDAPWKKSSESGIRKFFRKLFSDPSDGNNTFPKRSLATLSKMALSATPGSVSATASEAAKQRRLPGDPKRSGMKWIPVPHGGGVQRNGHPRAARVIDRL, from the exons ATGCCCGGCTTCCACCTCAATGAGATGGGTGAAATGGTCCTGGACGCCATCGATGACATCGGCGTGGTCGATGTGTACGATCTGGCCTCGGACATTGGCAAGGAATACGAACGGATTATGGATCGCTATGGGACAGATGCCGTCAGTGGCTTAATGCCAAAGATTATCAACACTTTGGAGCTCCTCGAGGCGCTGGCCACCAAGAATGAACGTGAGAATGCCACCATTCAGGAGCTGCGGGATAAGGTGACACAGCTGGAGAGCGAGAAGCTAGAGAAGGCCGAATTTCGGCGCAGATTCGAAAAGGAACTGGAACTCATCGAGGAGCAGTGGCGCAGTGAGACCAACGAACTGGTCGATTTGGTGTCCTCCCTTCAGGATGAGAACAAGCGATTGGTCAAGCAGACGCAGGATTTGCAATCGTCCTCCGCCCAAAGCTCTGGCCTGGGGGCCAGTCTCACCGAGAGCATCATTAGCATGACCAACCATGAGCTGCACAGTGCCCTATCTGACACCCAGGTGTTGCAGCGGCTCAAGGAGCAGATCTACAAGCAGCGGGATGAGCTAAAGCAACGCGAGCGAGAGCTCCAGGACAAATACAGCGAGCTGGAACAT CTCAACATCCAAGCGGAGCGCCTGAAAGGCTCTGAGCGGGACACCCGGCGGCGTCACAAGCTCATGCAGGCCCAGGTCAAGACGCTGTGCGAGGAGCGTGCCGATTTTCTAGCCCAATTGCAGGACCAAAGCCGCGAGATCAACCAACTGCGCAAGCGCCTGGGCCTGGCCGAGAAGGAGAACGAGGATCTGGTGGCCTCCTATGACGATGGCCAAAACGATCCAAATCGGCCACGTTATACCACCCGTGAACTCAAGGAGCTAATCAGCGAACGGGACGAGCTATTGACCACCATCGATGGGCTGAATGAGCAGCTGGCGGAGCTcaagccaccaccaccgccgtcGTCCAAGGCCAAGCGCCAGCGACATTTCTCCAGTTCCGATGACAGCGACGATGAGGACGATGGTCATGTGGCGGacaacgatgacgacgacgacgaggatgatgatgaagagGAGGCGACCGAAGCGGATGAAGTGGAGCCACCAGCCGCTGGAGAGAC GCCGCCTGGACACGATGCACCCGTGCAGGGACCTTTGCCATACGAACCGGACGATGCGCCGTGGAAAAAGAGCTCCGAGTCGGGTATACGCAAGTT ctTCCGGAAACTTTTCTCGGATCCATCGGACGGCAACAATACATTCCCGAAACGTTCCTTGGCCACGCTCTCAAAGATGGCACTGTCGGCCACGCCGGGCTCCGTTTCCGCCACCGCCTCCGAGGCGGCGAA GCAGCGACGACTACCTGGGGACCCCAAGCGAAGCGGCATGAAGTGGATCCCAGTCCCTCACGGAGGAGGAGTGCAACGGAACGGACATCCCCGGGCAGCTCGTGTGATCGATCGCCTCTGA
- the Rilpl gene encoding RILP-like protein homolog isoform X1 yields MPGFHLNEMGEMVLDAIDDIGVVDVYDLASDIGKEYERIMDRYGTDAVSGLMPKIINTLELLEALATKNERENATIQELRDKVTQLESEKLEKAEFRRRFEKELELIEEQWRSETNELVDLVSSLQDENKRLVKQTQDLQSSSAQSSGLGASLTESIISMTNHELHSALSDTQVLQRLKEQIYKQRDELKQRERELQDKYSELEHLNIQAERLKGSERDTRRRHKLMQAQVKTLCEERADFLAQLQDQSREINQLRKRLGLAEKENEDLVASYDDGQNDPNRPRYTTRELKELISERDELLTTIDGLNEQLAELKPPPPPSSKAKRQRHFSSSDDSDDEDDGHVADNDDDDDEDDDEEEATEADEVEPPAAGETPPGHDAPVQGPLPYEPDDAPWKKSSESGIRKFFRKLFSDPSDGNNTFPKRSLATLSKMALSATPGSVSATASEAANLGQCLLHLSLSLAIYLLRLSCTYIVYTLDCCALVILSCYAILFT; encoded by the exons ATGCCCGGCTTCCACCTCAATGAGATGGGTGAAATGGTCCTGGACGCCATCGATGACATCGGCGTGGTCGATGTGTACGATCTGGCCTCGGACATTGGCAAGGAATACGAACGGATTATGGATCGCTATGGGACAGATGCCGTCAGTGGCTTAATGCCAAAGATTATCAACACTTTGGAGCTCCTCGAGGCGCTGGCCACCAAGAATGAACGTGAGAATGCCACCATTCAGGAGCTGCGGGATAAGGTGACACAGCTGGAGAGCGAGAAGCTAGAGAAGGCCGAATTTCGGCGCAGATTCGAAAAGGAACTGGAACTCATCGAGGAGCAGTGGCGCAGTGAGACCAACGAACTGGTCGATTTGGTGTCCTCCCTTCAGGATGAGAACAAGCGATTGGTCAAGCAGACGCAGGATTTGCAATCGTCCTCCGCCCAAAGCTCTGGCCTGGGGGCCAGTCTCACCGAGAGCATCATTAGCATGACCAACCATGAGCTGCACAGTGCCCTATCTGACACCCAGGTGTTGCAGCGGCTCAAGGAGCAGATCTACAAGCAGCGGGATGAGCTAAAGCAACGCGAGCGAGAGCTCCAGGACAAATACAGCGAGCTGGAACAT CTCAACATCCAAGCGGAGCGCCTGAAAGGCTCTGAGCGGGACACCCGGCGGCGTCACAAGCTCATGCAGGCCCAGGTCAAGACGCTGTGCGAGGAGCGTGCCGATTTTCTAGCCCAATTGCAGGACCAAAGCCGCGAGATCAACCAACTGCGCAAGCGCCTGGGCCTGGCCGAGAAGGAGAACGAGGATCTGGTGGCCTCCTATGACGATGGCCAAAACGATCCAAATCGGCCACGTTATACCACCCGTGAACTCAAGGAGCTAATCAGCGAACGGGACGAGCTATTGACCACCATCGATGGGCTGAATGAGCAGCTGGCGGAGCTcaagccaccaccaccgccgtcGTCCAAGGCCAAGCGCCAGCGACATTTCTCCAGTTCCGATGACAGCGACGATGAGGACGATGGTCATGTGGCGGacaacgatgacgacgacgacgaggatgatgatgaagagGAGGCGACCGAAGCGGATGAAGTGGAGCCACCAGCCGCTGGAGAGAC GCCGCCTGGACACGATGCACCCGTGCAGGGACCTTTGCCATACGAACCGGACGATGCGCCGTGGAAAAAGAGCTCCGAGTCGGGTATACGCAAGTT ctTCCGGAAACTTTTCTCGGATCCATCGGACGGCAACAATACATTCCCGAAACGTTCCTTGGCCACGCTCTCAAAGATGGCACTGTCGGCCACGCCGGGCTCCGTTTCCGCCACCGCCTCCGAGGCGGCGAA TTTAGGCCAGTGTTTACTCCATTTGAGCCTATCACTGGCCATTTATCTGCTCCGCCTGAGCTGTACATATATAGTTTACACACTCGATTGCTGTGCCCTTGTAATTCTAAGTTGTtatgcaattttatttacGTAA
- the O-fut2 gene encoding GDP-fucose protein O-fucosyltransferase 2, giving the protein MRQRWWPGDVGLLLLLHLLLQPAAPHRNDTAIRSGNGDSGIRHSNRASCPQRHLAEILPPPNTCPPEVLHLRGTVYILYDVNISEGFNLRRDVYIRMAVFVRRLRQRRKRFRNVRLVLPPWPRLYHWHSQGLHQNGLPWKHFFDLDSLRRYAPVLDYDEFLAEQRLFGAPGAPLVHVTHAFRLQHYEVMLEQGIFRDKFERVTDKAKCSEASLAGGPLLQQQPELQVERFHCVRFQGSAGLLEQLLRVAIAEDTAGPEDADDMRTYALLSAETVLHDHWGDEHFWRARRSMRFAQRLSQVAKDFRHQALATTDTSAGVQRPAMWELERPKRNARGGDYLCAHLRRGDFVRSREATTPSLKSAAQQMKQLMRAFNVSTVFVASDATPYELMELKELFYRFRFVHFTPESNGQRRELKDGGVAVVDQLVCSYARYFVGTYESTFTYRIYEEREILGFSQASTFNTFCKALGGSCARNAVWPIVWDDDEEEQEEDPY; this is encoded by the coding sequence atgcgaCAACGGTGGTGGCCTGGCGACGTTGGGCTGCTCCTGCTACTCCACTTGCTGCTTCAGCCCGCCGCCCCACACCGCAACGACACCGCCATCCGCAGCGGCAACGGTGACAGTGGTATTCGGCACAGCAACAGAGCCTCCTGTCCGCAGCGACACCTCGCCGAAATCCTGCCGCCACCGAACACCTGCCCCCCGGAGGTACTGCATCTAAGGGGCACCGTGTACATCCTGTACGATGTCAACATATCCGAGGGCTTCAATCTGCGCCGCGATGTCTACATCCGCATGGCGGTCTTCGTGCGTCGCCTGCGGCAGCGACGCAAGCGCTTCCGGAACGTGCGCCTGGTACTGCCGCCGTGGCCACGCCTCTACCACTGGCACTCGCAGGGCCTGCACCAGAACGGGCTGCCCTGGAAGCACTTTTTCGACCTGGACAGCCTGCGACGCTATGCTCCCGTGCTGGACTACGATGAGTTTCTGGCGGAGCAGCGGCTCTTTGGTGCACCGGGAGCGCCGCTTGTACATGTGACGCACGCCTTCCGGCTGCAGCACTACGAGGTGATGCTGGAGCAGGGCATCTTCCGGGACAAGTTCGAGCGCGTGACGGACAAGGCAAAGTGCAGCGAGGCATCGCTGGCGGGCGggccgctgctgcagcagcagccggagcTTCAAGTGGAGCGCTTCCATTGTGTTCGCTTTCAGGGCAGCGCCGGCCTGCTGGAGCAGCTGCTACGCGTGGCCATTGCCGAGGATACCGCAGGACCGGAGGACGCAGACGATATGCGAACCTACGCCCTTCTCAGCGCCGAGACCGTGCTCCACGATCATTGGGGCGATGAGCACTTTTGGCGAGCGCGCCGCTCCATGCGCTTTGCCCAGCGACTCAGCCAGGTGGCCAAGGATTTCCGCCACCAGGCACTGGCCACCACGGACACCTCAGCGGGCGTGCAGCGGCCGGCCATGTGGGAGCTGGAGCGACCCAAGCGGAATGCCCGCGGCGGAGATTATCTGTGCGCACATTTGAGGCGCGGTGACTTTGTGCGCTCACGGGAGGCGACCACGCCCAGTTTGAAGTCCGCCGCCCAGCAGATGAAGCAACTGATGCGCGCCTTCAATGTGAGCACCGTGTTCGTGGCCAGCGATGCCACGCCCTACGAACTAATGGAGCTCAAGGAGCTCTTCTATCGCTTCCGCTTTGTCCATTTTACACCGGAATCGAATGGGCAGCGGCGCGAGTTGAAGGATGGGGGTGTGGCCGTGGTGGATCAACTTGTGTGCTCGTATGCCCGCTATTTTGTGGGCACCTACGAGAGCACCTTCACCTACCGGATCTACGAGGAGCGCGAGATCCTGGGCTTCAGCCAGGCGAGCACATTTAATACCTTCTGCAAGGCTCTGGGCGGCAGCTGTGCCCGGAATGCCGTCTGGCCAATTGTCtgggatgatgatgaggaggagcaggaggaggatcCCTACTGA